A part of Maridesulfovibrio hydrothermalis AM13 = DSM 14728 genomic DNA contains:
- a CDS encoding GGDEF domain-containing protein, giving the protein MNKDNLFKDGIGLTPQDLIRYEHTLKDLIHEFLPFESYSLYFPRPAKGQFRAELECSYNQEAGELMLPLRLLGRDMCYFIARGVTVKAPATSALYLEALATCSLEKILLYKTSITDKLTGMATREHFMSKLVKELDLIQNCMMPAPGGCKDPGIPTFSGSVGVVVLDMDNFQRINDRYGYELGDSIISDVARRISDVVFESVVCARIFDDKYAFLIPDGRPKVCAKLAEELRALVESIPVQDPVTRDVIKISVSAGFANYPQALSGPHFKRTAEEQSRILMRKAAKAVATAKDFGRNCVFAYSDILKKGGKVLEVLPLQRLALSIGQSVDAREGGRFLVWSPDYQSGAQAKLTEDERISGTYPTMYKAEIVVIEVQEEIAFAEILHLSDPAWPVTEGDRLSMLNEKDSFFDAQAGPESSKTPQRDMVTGLYSYKEFIGRYSRMRQNMEKFSIAVLRLAASPAEHGGNFQKLTDAQVQKVASRAETIFDESCMGGRYSLNSLIYFYPQEESDSVMENILRLIRECSADFDIELGAGVSSFPFLNYRRSEILDNCRKALDHSLMMDQPMVAQFDSVSLNISADRLYVDGDIYGAIEEFKLALLADSDNILARNSLGICYAQVGKPEQARKQFELVLEITPKNIMALYNLGWVCQMLGNREKAREAYEKCLELEPENVFSLVRLGVLAEQDKGLDEAEQFYLKAADLKGGDSLTMRHLARISYARKDVNKAREYLHLALNANHNDAYAMNLLARLYLESGEDPQIAEVLARQSSALKPGKEQFWETLAEVLVAQGKDSEAEQVLSRI; this is encoded by the coding sequence ATGAACAAGGATAACCTATTTAAAGATGGAATCGGTCTCACTCCTCAGGATTTGATCCGCTATGAGCATACGTTAAAGGATCTTATTCACGAGTTTCTGCCTTTTGAATCGTATAGCCTTTATTTTCCCCGGCCTGCTAAAGGGCAGTTTCGTGCCGAGCTGGAATGCAGCTATAATCAGGAGGCCGGTGAACTTATGCTCCCTTTGCGTCTTCTCGGGCGCGATATGTGCTATTTTATCGCCAGAGGCGTAACTGTTAAAGCTCCCGCAACTTCTGCTCTTTATCTTGAGGCATTAGCCACTTGTTCGCTGGAGAAAATTCTTCTTTATAAAACATCCATTACTGACAAGCTGACCGGAATGGCTACCCGTGAACATTTTATGTCCAAGCTGGTTAAAGAGCTTGACCTCATTCAAAACTGCATGATGCCTGCACCCGGCGGCTGTAAAGACCCGGGCATTCCCACTTTTAGTGGATCGGTAGGAGTTGTTGTTCTTGATATGGATAATTTTCAGCGCATAAATGATCGCTACGGCTATGAACTTGGTGATTCTATTATCTCTGACGTTGCCAGACGCATTAGTGATGTTGTTTTTGAATCAGTTGTCTGCGCCCGGATTTTTGATGATAAATATGCTTTTTTAATCCCTGACGGGCGGCCTAAAGTCTGTGCCAAGCTGGCTGAAGAATTACGCGCCCTTGTGGAAAGCATTCCGGTGCAGGACCCTGTTACCAGAGATGTTATTAAAATCAGTGTAAGTGCGGGCTTTGCCAACTATCCGCAGGCATTGTCCGGTCCTCATTTTAAACGCACCGCTGAAGAGCAGAGCCGGATTCTTATGCGCAAAGCCGCTAAGGCTGTTGCCACAGCAAAGGATTTCGGGCGGAATTGTGTTTTTGCGTATTCAGATATCTTAAAGAAGGGCGGCAAGGTTTTGGAAGTGCTGCCTTTGCAGCGGCTGGCACTTAGTATCGGCCAGAGCGTTGATGCTCGTGAGGGCGGCCGTTTTCTGGTCTGGTCCCCTGATTATCAGTCTGGAGCACAGGCAAAGCTTACCGAAGATGAAAGAATTTCAGGAACTTATCCTACCATGTATAAAGCCGAGATTGTGGTCATTGAAGTGCAGGAGGAGATTGCTTTTGCCGAGATATTGCATCTGAGTGATCCGGCGTGGCCTGTAACCGAAGGAGACCGGTTGAGCATGCTCAACGAGAAGGACAGCTTCTTTGATGCGCAAGCCGGTCCGGAATCATCCAAGACTCCACAACGCGATATGGTTACCGGTCTTTACAGCTACAAGGAATTTATCGGGCGTTACAGCAGAATGCGCCAAAATATGGAGAAGTTTTCTATTGCTGTTTTGCGGCTTGCAGCAAGTCCTGCTGAGCATGGCGGTAATTTTCAGAAACTTACTGATGCACAGGTTCAAAAAGTAGCCTCCAGAGCTGAAACAATATTTGACGAGTCCTGCATGGGCGGCAGATACAGCCTTAACAGTCTTATTTATTTTTACCCGCAAGAAGAGTCTGATTCTGTCATGGAAAATATTTTAAGGCTTATCAGGGAATGTTCTGCTGATTTCGATATCGAGCTTGGAGCCGGAGTGTCTTCCTTTCCTTTTTTGAATTACAGGCGCAGCGAGATCCTTGATAACTGCCGTAAGGCCCTTGATCATTCCCTCATGATGGATCAACCGATGGTGGCTCAGTTTGATTCGGTCTCGCTTAATATCTCGGCAGACAGGCTTTATGTTGATGGTGATATTTACGGCGCGATTGAAGAATTCAAACTGGCACTGCTGGCGGATTCCGATAACATACTGGCACGCAATTCTCTTGGTATCTGTTATGCGCAGGTGGGCAAGCCGGAGCAGGCCCGTAAACAGTTTGAGCTGGTTCTTGAGATTACGCCTAAAAATATTATGGCTCTTTATAATCTGGGCTGGGTATGTCAGATGCTCGGCAATCGGGAAAAGGCTCGTGAAGCGTATGAAAAGTGCCTTGAACTGGAACCTGAAAATGTTTTTTCACTGGTGCGTCTGGGAGTTCTTGCCGAGCAGGATAAAGGACTTGATGAAGCAGAGCAGTTTTATCTTAAGGCAGCAGATCTTAAGGGGGGAGATTCACTTACCATGCGCCATTTAGCGCGTATTTCATATGCCAGAAAGGATGTGAACAAGGCTCGTGAATATCTGCATCTGGCTCTTAATGCCAATCATAATGATGCCTATGCCATGAATCTTCTGGCCAGACTTTATCTTGAAAGCGGTGAAGACCCGCAGATTGCAGAAGTGCTGGCCCGGCAAAGTTCGGCTCTTAAGCCCGGCAAAGAACAGTTCTGGGAAACTCTGGCAGAGGTGCTGGTTGCGCAGGGTAAAGATTCCGAGGCCGAGCAAGTCCTTTCAAGAATTTAG
- the panC gene encoding pantoate--beta-alanine ligase codes for MEIIRNPQELQNLSLMLRGEGKTIAIVPTMGFFHEGHLKLMDAARKQADVVIVSLFVNPTQFGANEDLDSYPHDLERDSKLAEERGVDILFTPTKEDMYHPDHSTWVEVPNLAGNLCGQSRPVHFRGVATVVTKLFMTALPHIGIFGEKDWQQLAIIKRMVRDLNIPVDVQGHPIVREESGLALSSRNVYLTDEERKHAPMIQKGLIEMKALVDKGENDALKLKNALTEFYEQNIPGSAVDYIEIVHPDNINVLEKINGPALCAVAVQLGKARLIDNLLIKV; via the coding sequence ATGGAAATAATCCGCAATCCTCAAGAACTGCAAAACCTGTCACTGATGCTGCGCGGCGAAGGCAAAACCATCGCGATAGTCCCCACTATGGGTTTTTTTCATGAAGGACACCTTAAACTTATGGATGCTGCGCGCAAACAGGCGGATGTGGTTATTGTCAGCCTTTTTGTCAATCCCACCCAGTTCGGCGCGAATGAAGATCTGGACAGTTATCCCCACGATCTTGAACGGGACTCAAAACTCGCAGAGGAAAGAGGCGTAGATATCCTGTTCACTCCGACGAAAGAAGATATGTACCATCCCGATCACAGCACATGGGTCGAAGTTCCGAATCTGGCGGGCAACCTTTGCGGACAATCCCGTCCGGTCCATTTTCGCGGCGTTGCAACTGTCGTCACCAAACTTTTCATGACTGCTCTGCCGCATATCGGCATCTTCGGTGAAAAAGACTGGCAGCAGCTTGCAATAATTAAACGCATGGTCCGCGACCTGAATATCCCCGTCGACGTACAGGGACATCCCATTGTGCGGGAAGAATCCGGTCTGGCTTTAAGCTCACGCAACGTATACCTTACAGATGAAGAAAGGAAACATGCTCCCATGATCCAAAAAGGGCTGATTGAAATGAAGGCCTTGGTCGATAAGGGAGAAAATGATGCATTAAAACTTAAAAATGCTCTCACAGAATTTTACGAACAGAACATTCCCGGAAGCGCGGTGGACTATATTGAAATAGTTCATCCCGACAACATCAATGTTCTGGAAAAAATTAACGGTCCGGCACTCTGCGCCGTGGCTGTTCAACTAGGGAAAGCAAGATTGATAGACAATCTTCTTATAAAGGTGTAA
- a CDS encoding SHOCT domain-containing protein — translation MEFISALSNWCSGPALGHGAGYGMGGWMPFHFGGILQLVVIGLIIYFTVRMFRKPATEGRTPSPSEILKRRYASGEIDEQAYKRMKDELK, via the coding sequence ATGGAATTTATCAGCGCATTGAGCAACTGGTGCAGTGGACCTGCTTTAGGGCATGGCGCGGGATATGGCATGGGCGGGTGGATGCCTTTCCATTTTGGAGGTATTCTTCAGCTTGTTGTGATCGGTTTGATTATTTATTTTACCGTGCGCATGTTCCGCAAGCCTGCGACAGAGGGCCGTACCCCGTCTCCATCGGAAATACTTAAGAGACGTTATGCGTCAGGTGAGATTGACGAACAGGCTTACAAGCGCATGAAGGATGAGTTAAAATAA
- a CDS encoding lytic transglycosylase domain-containing protein encodes MSRFFVVLYLILSGAIVFAMFIPQTAEREFSSSLRRKVQQRMMVSSGERKPVPPLFGQVAKEFSLQPEILNAIADHESGYNPWAVNVAGRSFYPSSREEALAIIEENRKKSFDVGLMQINSYWIKKFDLTPAEALEPEENLRLGAWILRYCLDRYGYNWRAIGAYHTGSPKNLPERSRAYAVKVMNKYKKLLEKSRSSEK; translated from the coding sequence GTGTCTAGATTTTTTGTCGTTTTATATCTGATTTTGAGCGGGGCCATTGTGTTCGCTATGTTTATTCCGCAAACGGCAGAACGGGAATTCTCATCCTCTCTACGGCGGAAGGTGCAGCAGCGGATGATGGTTTCAAGTGGCGAGCGCAAGCCGGTACCGCCTTTATTCGGGCAGGTGGCCAAAGAATTTTCTCTGCAACCTGAAATATTAAATGCCATTGCCGACCATGAAAGCGGCTACAATCCTTGGGCTGTTAACGTTGCAGGACGTAGCTTCTATCCTTCCTCGCGGGAGGAGGCACTTGCTATTATTGAAGAGAACAGGAAGAAAAGCTTTGATGTCGGATTGATGCAGATAAATTCGTACTGGATTAAGAAATTTGATCTGACTCCTGCCGAGGCCCTTGAACCGGAGGAGAATTTAAGGCTAGGTGCTTGGATTTTACGTTATTGCCTTGATCGTTATGGCTATAACTGGCGTGCAATCGGGGCTTATCATACCGGATCGCCGAAGAATCTGCCGGAGCGTTCACGGGCTTATGCGGTCAAAGTTATGAATAAATATAAAAAATTGCTGGAAAAATCCCGATCGAGTGAGAAATAG
- a CDS encoding CheR family methyltransferase: MVNSLTDDKVSQLACMVRDKYGLDFAPDRWRDLRLAIENFQTASTCFCASGDCLDYMISPQAARKDLELFINSLTIGETYFFRDPRALDVLERDILRKKNGQGSGTHGAMRIWSMACATGEEPYTLAMICRRSNVRCEIFGTDIDSRALTKAHEGSYRKWSFRSESTVFRDMFFKKSGPNAYFIDQSIKDMVNLSRFNLIGDDIPLTLMEMDVIFCRNVLMYFSREGVNMVLDKIWNSLNSGGWLVVTPSESALITAYGKFEAVNFGSVVFYRKNEKFIPEKIKILNSVELEKESVLSDVDLIEEQDCFSGADHGEFDFSADPLVQEEESVTDTDDLSKNDFDETLSISGNFSVKVCNDQVRLLREQGDNAGALNLLKETLRLEISRVDRSAVLLSIAEINADGGLLDEALEWCQRSIELDRVAPYPHFLLGQIMMQQGDFAGAVAEVRNAIFLDSGFIMAHVVLGNIYMTRNDASAAARHFRISLQELEKVDQEELVPYSDGTTAGRLLEMVELVQSNLEQKEV, translated from the coding sequence ATGGTTAATTCTCTTACTGATGATAAAGTCAGTCAGCTGGCCTGCATGGTTCGTGATAAGTACGGACTTGATTTTGCTCCTGACCGTTGGCGTGATTTGAGACTGGCAATTGAGAATTTTCAAACAGCCAGTACATGCTTTTGTGCGTCAGGGGATTGCCTTGATTACATGATTTCTCCACAGGCAGCGCGTAAGGATCTTGAACTTTTCATTAACAGTCTGACCATTGGCGAAACATATTTTTTCCGTGACCCACGCGCACTTGATGTTCTGGAACGTGATATCCTTAGGAAAAAAAACGGGCAGGGCAGCGGTACGCACGGGGCTATGCGTATCTGGTCTATGGCCTGTGCCACCGGTGAAGAACCGTATACCCTTGCTATGATCTGCCGCAGGTCTAATGTGCGCTGTGAAATTTTCGGTACCGATATTGACAGCAGGGCTTTGACTAAAGCCCATGAAGGAAGTTACCGCAAATGGTCATTTCGTTCTGAGTCTACAGTATTCAGAGATATGTTTTTTAAAAAATCCGGTCCTAACGCATATTTTATTGATCAATCCATTAAAGATATGGTCAACCTTTCGCGGTTTAATCTCATCGGTGATGATATTCCCCTCACTCTTATGGAAATGGATGTGATTTTTTGCCGCAATGTGCTTATGTATTTTTCCCGGGAAGGGGTAAATATGGTTCTGGATAAAATCTGGAACAGTCTTAATTCCGGAGGCTGGCTGGTTGTGACCCCCAGTGAATCAGCACTTATAACTGCCTATGGTAAATTTGAAGCCGTCAACTTTGGTTCAGTCGTTTTTTATCGTAAAAATGAAAAGTTTATCCCTGAAAAAATAAAGATTTTAAATTCTGTTGAACTTGAAAAGGAGTCTGTTCTTTCTGATGTAGATTTGATTGAGGAGCAGGATTGTTTTTCCGGTGCGGATCATGGTGAGTTTGATTTCAGTGCTGATCCGTTAGTTCAGGAGGAAGAGTCCGTTACAGATACAGATGATCTCTCGAAAAATGATTTTGATGAAACGCTCAGTATTTCAGGAAATTTTAGCGTAAAAGTTTGCAATGATCAGGTCCGGTTGCTTCGTGAGCAGGGCGATAATGCCGGGGCGTTGAATCTGCTTAAAGAAACTCTGAGGTTGGAAATATCGAGAGTTGACCGGTCTGCCGTGTTGCTGTCCATTGCCGAGATTAATGCTGATGGCGGGTTGCTTGATGAAGCTCTGGAGTGGTGCCAGCGTTCAATCGAACTTGACAGGGTTGCCCCGTATCCGCACTTTTTACTTGGGCAGATTATGATGCAGCAGGGAGATTTTGCCGGAGCCGTTGCAGAAGTGCGTAATGCAATATTTCTCGATTCCGGATTTATTATGGCTCACGTGGTGCTCGGCAATATTTATATGACCCGTAACGATGCTTCTGCTGCTGCCAGACATTTTCGTATTTCACTGCAAGAGCTTGAGAAAGTTGATCAGGAGGAACTTGTACCTTATTCCGATGGAACTACAGCAGGCAGGCTTTTGGAAATGGTAGAATTGGTTCAAAGTAACCTTGAGCAAAAAGAAGTATGA
- a CDS encoding chemotaxis protein CheW: MNDNDYVIFEVDSYKFAVPSFVVDKVERAVLLTPVPDAPDLVLGVVNDGGEIVPVLGLRKKMGLIERDAIPSDRLLFSMFNGRRIALLADSVSSVIEISPDKAKSADEIWPGVIFLKSFSGLNEDVILVQDMGAVLDLNQEQELYEALAALAAQGETEADG; the protein is encoded by the coding sequence ATGAATGATAATGATTATGTCATATTTGAAGTTGACTCCTATAAATTTGCTGTACCATCCTTTGTGGTGGACAAGGTTGAACGGGCTGTACTTTTAACCCCTGTACCGGATGCTCCTGACCTTGTTTTAGGCGTTGTGAATGACGGGGGCGAGATTGTGCCTGTTCTGGGTCTTCGAAAAAAAATGGGCCTCATAGAGAGGGACGCAATACCCTCTGACCGTCTTCTTTTCAGCATGTTTAACGGACGTAGAATTGCTTTGCTTGCTGACAGCGTGAGTTCGGTGATTGAAATTTCTCCTGATAAAGCAAAAAGCGCAGATGAAATCTGGCCGGGTGTAATTTTTTTGAAGTCTTTTTCCGGACTTAATGAAGATGTTATTTTGGTTCAGGACATGGGAGCTGTTCTTGATCTCAATCAGGAACAGGAACTTTATGAGGCTCTTGCAGCTTTAGCAGCGCAGGGAGAGACTGAGGCTGATGGTTAA
- the metK gene encoding methionine adenosyltransferase: MISSKGKYFFTSESVTEGHPDKVADQISDAILDAILEQDADARVACETLVTTGMAFIAGEISTTGYADFQAIVRDTIREIGYVHSDMGFDADTCAVISSIDKQSVDIAQGVDRNSPESQGAGDQGMMFGFACKETDTLMPAPIYWAHKLSKKLTQVRKESTIDYLRPDGKTEISFEYFNGKPVRIADVVIAAQHDDGIEQEQIYEDIKREVILATLPADMVDDATKIYINTTGRFVIGGPMGDCGLTGRKIINDTYGGMGNHGGGAFSGKDPSKVDRSGAYMARYIAKNIVAADLAERAEVQVAYAIGVAEPVSILATSHGTGQVSDEALTEAVKEVFDLRPWYISERLQLRRPIYKPSACYGHFGRNNPDFTWEKTDAVDDLRTACKI, encoded by the coding sequence ATGATCAGCAGCAAAGGCAAGTACTTTTTTACCTCTGAATCCGTCACCGAAGGTCACCCCGACAAAGTCGCCGACCAGATTTCTGACGCAATCCTTGACGCTATACTTGAGCAGGATGCAGACGCACGTGTTGCTTGTGAAACTCTGGTAACCACCGGTATGGCTTTCATCGCCGGTGAAATCAGCACCACAGGATACGCCGACTTTCAGGCCATTGTCCGCGACACCATTCGAGAAATCGGTTATGTCCACTCCGACATGGGTTTTGATGCAGACACTTGTGCTGTTATCTCTTCAATTGATAAACAATCTGTGGATATCGCTCAGGGTGTTGACCGCAATTCCCCTGAAAGTCAGGGGGCCGGCGATCAGGGTATGATGTTCGGTTTCGCCTGCAAAGAAACCGACACTCTTATGCCTGCTCCCATTTACTGGGCACACAAGCTTTCTAAAAAACTGACTCAGGTCCGCAAAGAATCAACTATCGACTACCTGCGTCCTGACGGAAAAACCGAAATTTCTTTTGAATATTTCAATGGCAAGCCTGTTCGCATCGCTGACGTTGTTATCGCTGCACAGCACGATGACGGCATTGAGCAGGAGCAGATTTACGAAGATATTAAAAGAGAAGTTATTCTCGCAACTCTTCCCGCAGATATGGTTGATGATGCTACCAAAATTTACATCAACACTACCGGTCGTTTTGTGATCGGCGGTCCTATGGGCGACTGCGGTCTTACCGGCCGTAAGATTATCAACGACACTTACGGCGGCATGGGCAACCACGGCGGCGGTGCTTTCTCAGGAAAAGACCCGTCCAAAGTTGACCGTTCCGGTGCATACATGGCCCGCTACATCGCTAAAAACATCGTAGCAGCCGATCTGGCTGAGCGTGCTGAAGTACAGGTTGCATACGCTATCGGCGTAGCTGAGCCTGTATCAATCCTCGCAACTTCCCACGGAACCGGCCAAGTAAGCGATGAAGCACTCACCGAAGCTGTTAAAGAAGTATTCGACCTGCGCCCCTGGTATATCTCCGAGAGACTACAGCTCAGACGCCCCATCTACAAGCCTTCTGCATGTTACGGTCATTTCGGCCGCAACAACCCCGATTTCACATGGGAAAAGACAGATGCAGTAGACGACCTCAGAACTGCTTGCAAAATTTAG
- a CDS encoding SPL family radical SAM protein, with protein sequence MAENFILPDHLKGIEKIYIDRSMVDAPLTVRVKDRLPELPVEVVDPDNFPHGELEGKQSLYLKEYKGRFLRFCPGTRYYHCCGYRIIHIGENCPMACSYCILQAYFQDKVLKVWANQGDLFSELGKAFSADMGTRYRVGTGEFTDSLALEAVTGYSRDLVEFLGDYPNVSLELKSKVIDLSWMDVVKRTDRILPAWSLNAPFINEHEEFGVSTLRERLEAAHTCAQAGFRVCLHFDPIIRFDGWREGYAEIIDMIFDYLRPEQIAYLSMGSFRHMPNLKPIIERNFPDTTYIFDEFITGNDNKMRLLRPLRLRQFKFIVDRLRSHGMDRQLYFCMESSENWQDVFGYTPKDLGGLGRHLMKQAFGD encoded by the coding sequence ATGGCTGAAAATTTTATACTTCCTGATCATTTGAAAGGGATAGAAAAGATTTATATTGACCGGAGTATGGTTGATGCGCCGCTCACCGTTCGGGTAAAAGATCGTCTGCCGGAACTTCCGGTCGAAGTGGTTGACCCTGATAATTTCCCGCATGGTGAACTTGAAGGGAAACAGTCTTTGTATTTGAAAGAGTACAAAGGTAGATTTTTGCGCTTTTGTCCCGGTACCCGATATTACCATTGCTGCGGATACCGCATCATCCATATCGGTGAAAACTGCCCTATGGCCTGTTCTTATTGTATTTTGCAAGCTTATTTTCAGGACAAAGTTCTTAAAGTCTGGGCCAATCAGGGTGATCTTTTCAGTGAGCTGGGCAAGGCTTTTTCTGCTGATATGGGAACTCGCTACCGTGTTGGAACCGGAGAGTTTACTGATTCGCTGGCCCTTGAAGCGGTAACTGGATACAGCCGTGATCTGGTAGAATTTCTGGGCGATTATCCCAATGTTTCTCTCGAACTTAAATCCAAGGTAATTGATTTGTCGTGGATGGATGTGGTTAAGCGCACCGACCGGATTCTTCCGGCATGGTCACTCAATGCACCTTTTATAAATGAGCATGAGGAGTTCGGTGTTTCAACTCTGCGTGAACGTCTTGAAGCTGCACATACCTGCGCGCAGGCCGGATTCAGAGTCTGTCTGCATTTTGATCCTATCATCCGGTTTGATGGCTGGCGGGAAGGCTATGCTGAAATAATAGATATGATTTTTGATTATCTGAGGCCGGAGCAGATAGCTTATTTAAGCATGGGGTCTTTCCGGCACATGCCTAATCTTAAACCTATTATTGAGCGCAATTTCCCTGACACAACTTATATCTTTGATGAATTTATCACTGGCAACGATAACAAGATGCGCCTTTTGCGTCCGCTGCGACTCCGTCAGTTTAAATTTATAGTGGACAGGCTGCGCAGTCATGGCATGGACAGGCAGCTTTATTTCTGCATGGAGTCTTCCGAAAACTGGCAGGATGTATTCGGTTATACACCGAAAGATCTGGGGGGCCTCGGAAGGCATTTAATGAAGCAGGCTTTCGGGGATTAA